The following coding sequences lie in one Silene latifolia isolate original U9 population chromosome 5, ASM4854445v1, whole genome shotgun sequence genomic window:
- the LOC141657200 gene encoding uncharacterized protein LOC141657200 → MSFLAGRLAGKEAAYFFEESKHAVTRLAQKTNKNPSSPIPNPNSSITNPNSNSAGESVDVLPEILRHSLPSKIYRQDPLSDFSSNFASPKWALPNSNPQSFGVSPDVLNPLRGYVSLPQVTFGPKRWQLPTADSSVVASTANDLRQEQYTHVNPEKVRAAAEGLTHIGMAFAAATAIIFGSAALTFGLAALKLDVHSIDDIQAKAKDIFHPKFETFKEGLHPLRDWADKTSKKWHYQREHDSKERSILKELSKMMGGKSS, encoded by the exons atgagttttCTGGCGGGTAGATTGGCGGGCAAAGAAGCCGCTTACTTTTTCGAAGAATCCAAACATGCCGTTACTCGTTTAGCTCAGAAAACCAACAAGAACCCTAGTTCCccaattccaaaccctaattcctcaATTACAAACCCTAATTCCAATTCCGCAGGCGAATCAGTCGACGTTTTGCCGGAGATTCTCCGACATTCTCTTCCGTCGAAGATTTATCGGCAAGACCCTCTTTCCGATTTTTCGTCCAATTTTGCTTCTCCGAAATGGGCGCTTCCAAATTCGAATCCCCAATCTTTTGGGGTTTCGCCGGATGTTTTGAATCCTCTTCGCGGTTATGTTTCTCTTCCTCAGGTTACATTTGGTCCAAAGAG GTGGCAGTTACCGACAGCGGATTCATCTGTTGTGGCATCAACAGCGAATGACTTGCGTCAGGAGCAATATACACATGTTAATCCTGAAAAAGTCAGAGCGGCCGCTGAAGGTCTTACACACA TTGGGATGGCCTTTGCTGCTGCGACTGCCATCATCTTCGGCAGTGCTGCCCTGACATTTGGCCTGGCTGCATTGAAGCTTGATGTTCATAGT ATCGATGACATTCAGGCGAAAGCAAAGGATATATTTCATCCAAAATTTGAAACCTTCAAAGAAGGACTGCATCCCTTGAGAGATTGG GCTGATAAAACATCGAAAAAATGGCATTATCAGAGAGAGCATGATAGTAAGGAGAGGTCAATTCTAAAGGAGCTGTCTAAGATGATGGGCGGAAAAAGCTCGTAA